A single window of Brevundimonas naejangsanensis DNA harbors:
- a CDS encoding peroxiredoxin, with protein MLGVGQKLPDFKIIGVKPGFNSHEENGASAFEPITQDSFEGKWKVIFFYPKDFTFVCPTEIAAFAKLGKDFEDRDTVVLGGSTDNEFTKLAWRRDHADLNKLPIWQFADNGGKLARALGVLDEEEGVALRATFVVDPHNVIQHVYVTNLNVGRSPEDTLRVVDALQTDELCACNRPVGGDTLAA; from the coding sequence ATGCTCGGCGTCGGTCAAAAACTGCCTGATTTCAAAATTATCGGTGTGAAGCCGGGCTTCAACAGCCACGAAGAAAACGGCGCCTCGGCGTTCGAGCCGATCACCCAGGACAGCTTCGAAGGCAAGTGGAAGGTCATCTTCTTCTACCCGAAGGACTTCACCTTCGTCTGCCCGACCGAAATCGCCGCCTTCGCCAAGCTGGGCAAGGACTTCGAGGACCGCGACACCGTGGTTCTGGGCGGTTCGACCGACAATGAGTTCACCAAGCTGGCCTGGCGCCGCGACCACGCCGACCTGAACAAGCTGCCGATCTGGCAGTTCGCCGACAACGGCGGCAAGCTGGCCCGCGCCCTTGGCGTGCTGGACGAAGAAGAAGGCGTGGCCCTGCGCGCGACGTTCGTCGTCGACCCGCACAACGTCATCCAGCACGTCTATGTCACCAACCTGAACGTCGGCCGTTCGCCGGAAGACACCCTGCGTGTCGTCGACGCCCTGCAGACCGACGAACTGTGCGCCTGCAACCGCCCGGTCGGCGGCGACACCCTGGCCGCCTAA
- a CDS encoding hydrogen peroxide-inducible genes activator, giving the protein MSVLPTLRQLQYLKLLAEHGSFSRAAEAAHVSQPALSSGVQELERVLGAAVVERTRGAVILTAVGAEAVRRAEDVLARAEDMVEAAQNAGKPLSGRFRLGIIPTVAPFLLPRTLPGLKTLYPGLRLFIREDLTPRLIAGLKAGQLDAAVIALPYDAPGIDHAHIGDDEILAAAPVGHPLAGAGPIPAGMLKADDLILLEDGHCLRDQALAAVNIEAPRGEDVFAATSLHTLVQMVSSGLGVSFLPHMAVKAGLADSPGVVVRPISEDAPRREIVVAWRAGSSRAAEARLLAEALKLD; this is encoded by the coding sequence ATGTCCGTCCTGCCCACCTTGCGCCAGCTGCAATATCTGAAGCTCCTGGCCGAGCACGGCTCGTTCAGCCGCGCCGCCGAGGCCGCCCATGTCAGCCAGCCGGCCCTGTCGTCCGGGGTGCAGGAGCTGGAGCGCGTCCTGGGCGCCGCGGTGGTCGAGCGTACGCGCGGGGCGGTGATCCTGACCGCTGTGGGCGCCGAGGCGGTGCGCCGGGCCGAGGACGTGCTGGCGCGCGCCGAGGACATGGTCGAGGCGGCCCAGAACGCGGGCAAGCCGCTGTCGGGCCGGTTTCGCCTGGGGATCATCCCGACGGTGGCGCCCTTCCTGCTGCCGCGCACCCTGCCGGGGCTGAAGACCCTGTATCCGGGCCTGCGCCTGTTCATCCGCGAAGACCTGACGCCGCGCCTGATCGCCGGGCTGAAGGCGGGCCAGCTGGACGCCGCCGTCATCGCCCTGCCTTACGACGCGCCGGGGATCGACCACGCCCATATCGGCGACGACGAGATCTTGGCCGCCGCCCCCGTCGGCCATCCCCTGGCGGGCGCCGGGCCGATCCCGGCGGGAATGCTGAAGGCCGACGACCTTATCCTGCTGGAAGACGGACACTGCCTGCGCGATCAGGCCCTGGCGGCCGTCAATATCGAGGCGCCGCGCGGCGAGGACGTCTTCGCCGCAACCTCCCTGCATACGCTGGTGCAGATGGTGTCCTCCGGGCTGGGCGTCAGCTTCCTGCCGCACATGGCGGTGAAGGCGGGCCTGGCCGACAGTCCGGGCGTCGTCGTGCGGCCCATTTCCGAAGACGCGCCGCGCCGCGAGATCGTGGTCGCCTGGCGCGCCGGCTCCAGCCGCGCGGCCGAGGCGCGCCTGCTGGCCGAGGCGCTGAAACTGGACTGA
- the acnA gene encoding aconitate hydratase AcnA, with protein sequence MPSIDSLKTRQDLAVGRKKYAYYSLPAAEEAGLAGISRLPRSMKVLLENLLRNEDGVSVTEDDLKAVAAWIENKGAVEHEIAFRPARVLMQDFTGVPAVVDLAAMRDAMDKLGADAKKINPLVPVDLVIDHSVMVDHFGNAAAFGQNVEREYERNIERYNFLRWGSSAFNNFRVVPPGTGICHQVNLEHLAQTVWTAEEGRKTVAYPDTVVGTDSHTTMINGLAVLGWGVGGIEAEAAMLGQPIPMLIPEVVGFKLTGKLPEGATATDLVLTVTQMLRKKGVVGKFVEFFGPAIAGMTIEDQATIANMAPEYGATCGFFPVSQATIDYLTATGREKARVALVEAYAKAQGLWIDETSEDPIFTDVLELDISTVVPSLAGPKRPQDRVELTSAAPAFATALTDVFSRPADAPRVAVEGEKFDLGDGDVVIAAITSCTNTSNPSVLIAAGLVARKANALGLKPKPWVKTSLAPGSQVVTDYLTDAGLQKDLDALGFNLVGYGCTTCIGNSGPLDPAVSKAINDNGLVATSVLSGNRNFEGRVNPDVQANYLASPPLVVAYALAGSMHIDITKEPIGQDKKGNDVFLKDVWPTSEEIAAIQKKSVTPKMFAKRYADVFKGDEHWQAIQVAGGQTYEWQDTSTYVQNPPYFEGLSMEPTPVSDIVEARILGIFGDSITTDHISPAGSIKKASPAGQYLTNHGVDALDFNSYGARRGNHEVMMRGTFANIRIRNKITPDIEGGVTKHFPSEDTMSIYDAAMRYQSEGRPLVVFAGKEYGTGSSRDWAAKGTRLLGVRAVIAESYERIHRSNLVGMGVVPLQFKEDGWQKLGLTGEEIVTIRGLTDANVGKLKPRQDLWVELFRPSDGKMARFPVRCRIDNQTELDYFKAGGVMPYVLRNLARGDEK encoded by the coding sequence ATGCCGTCGATCGACAGCCTCAAAACCCGCCAGGACCTCGCGGTCGGGCGCAAGAAATACGCCTATTACAGCCTTCCCGCCGCCGAGGAAGCCGGTCTGGCCGGGATTTCCCGCCTGCCGCGCTCGATGAAGGTGCTGCTGGAGAACCTGCTGCGCAACGAAGACGGCGTCTCGGTCACCGAGGACGACCTGAAGGCCGTCGCCGCCTGGATCGAGAACAAGGGCGCCGTCGAGCACGAGATCGCCTTCCGTCCGGCCCGCGTGCTGATGCAGGACTTCACCGGCGTTCCGGCCGTCGTCGACCTGGCCGCCATGCGCGACGCGATGGACAAGCTCGGCGCCGACGCCAAGAAGATCAACCCGCTGGTCCCCGTCGATCTGGTCATCGACCACTCGGTCATGGTCGATCATTTCGGCAACGCCGCCGCCTTCGGCCAGAACGTCGAGCGCGAGTATGAGCGCAACATCGAGCGCTACAACTTCCTGCGCTGGGGCTCGTCAGCCTTCAACAACTTCCGCGTCGTGCCGCCGGGCACCGGCATCTGCCACCAGGTCAACCTGGAGCACCTGGCCCAGACCGTCTGGACCGCCGAGGAAGGCCGCAAGACCGTCGCCTATCCCGACACCGTCGTCGGCACCGACAGCCACACCACCATGATCAACGGCCTGGCCGTCCTGGGCTGGGGCGTCGGCGGCATCGAGGCCGAGGCCGCCATGCTGGGCCAGCCGATCCCGATGCTGATCCCCGAAGTCGTCGGCTTCAAGCTGACCGGCAAGCTGCCGGAAGGCGCGACGGCCACCGACCTGGTGCTGACCGTCACCCAGATGCTGCGCAAGAAGGGCGTGGTCGGCAAGTTCGTGGAATTCTTCGGTCCCGCCATCGCCGGCATGACCATCGAGGACCAGGCCACCATCGCCAACATGGCCCCGGAGTACGGCGCCACCTGCGGCTTCTTCCCGGTCTCTCAGGCCACCATCGACTATCTGACGGCCACCGGCCGCGAGAAGGCGCGCGTCGCCCTGGTCGAAGCCTACGCCAAGGCTCAAGGGTTGTGGATCGACGAGACCTCGGAAGACCCGATCTTCACCGACGTGCTGGAGCTGGACATCTCGACGGTCGTGCCGTCGCTGGCCGGTCCCAAGCGTCCGCAGGACCGCGTCGAGCTGACCAGCGCCGCTCCGGCCTTCGCCACGGCCCTGACCGACGTCTTCTCGCGCCCGGCCGACGCCCCGCGCGTCGCGGTCGAGGGTGAAAAGTTCGATCTGGGCGACGGCGACGTGGTCATCGCCGCCATCACCTCGTGCACCAACACCTCCAACCCGTCAGTGCTGATCGCCGCCGGCCTGGTGGCGCGCAAGGCCAATGCGCTCGGCCTCAAGCCCAAGCCCTGGGTCAAGACCTCGCTGGCCCCCGGTTCGCAGGTCGTCACCGATTATCTGACCGACGCCGGCCTGCAGAAGGACCTGGACGCCCTGGGCTTCAACCTGGTGGGCTACGGCTGCACCACCTGCATCGGCAACTCGGGCCCGCTGGACCCGGCCGTGTCCAAGGCGATCAACGACAACGGCCTGGTGGCCACCTCGGTCCTGTCGGGCAACCGCAACTTCGAGGGCCGGGTGAACCCGGACGTCCAGGCCAACTACCTGGCCTCGCCGCCGCTGGTGGTGGCCTACGCCCTGGCCGGCTCCATGCATATCGACATCACCAAGGAGCCGATCGGCCAGGACAAGAAGGGCAATGACGTCTTCCTGAAGGACGTGTGGCCGACCTCGGAAGAGATCGCCGCCATCCAGAAGAAGTCGGTCACGCCCAAGATGTTCGCCAAGCGCTACGCCGACGTCTTCAAGGGCGACGAGCACTGGCAGGCCATCCAGGTCGCCGGCGGCCAGACCTACGAGTGGCAGGACACCTCCACCTACGTCCAGAACCCGCCCTACTTCGAAGGCCTGTCGATGGAGCCGACCCCGGTCAGCGACATCGTCGAGGCGCGCATTCTGGGCATCTTCGGCGACTCGATCACCACCGACCACATCTCTCCGGCCGGTTCGATCAAGAAGGCCTCGCCGGCGGGTCAGTACCTGACCAACCACGGCGTCGACGCCCTGGACTTCAACAGCTACGGCGCACGCCGCGGCAACCACGAAGTCATGATGCGCGGCACCTTCGCCAACATCCGCATCCGCAACAAGATCACCCCGGACATCGAGGGCGGCGTCACCAAGCACTTCCCCTCGGAAGACACGATGTCGATCTACGACGCGGCCATGCGCTACCAGTCGGAAGGCCGTCCGCTGGTCGTCTTCGCCGGCAAGGAATACGGCACCGGCTCGTCGCGCGACTGGGCGGCCAAGGGCACCCGCCTGCTGGGCGTCCGCGCCGTCATCGCCGAAAGCTATGAGCGCATCCACCGCTCAAACCTGGTCGGCATGGGCGTCGTCCCGCTGCAGTTCAAGGAAGACGGCTGGCAGAAGCTGGGCCTGACGGGCGAAGAGATCGTCACCATCCGCGGCCTGACCGACGCCAACGTCGGCAAGCTGAAGCCGCGTCAGGACCTGTGGGTCGAGCTGTTCCGTCCGTCGGACGGCAAGATGGCCCGCTTCCCGGTCCGCTGCCGCATCGATAACCAGACCGAACTGGACTACTTCAAGGCCGGCGGCGTCATGCCCTACGTCCTGCGCAACCTGGCGCGCGGCGACGAGAAGTAA
- a CDS encoding helix-turn-helix domain-containing protein, producing MIRRSGTEGPHLVDRHVGRRVCEKRIALGYNQTDLGQALGVTFQQVQKYEKGANRISASKLWDIARFFGVDIGYFFEGLTKAAQPGMAEDEAEPFVHDFPATRQTIEIGRLAPRLSSRQQKLVVDLMRELVEEAAEAD from the coding sequence ATGATCAGGCGTTCGGGGACGGAGGGTCCCCATCTGGTGGACCGGCATGTCGGGCGGCGCGTGTGCGAGAAGCGCATCGCCCTGGGCTATAATCAGACTGATCTGGGTCAGGCGCTGGGGGTCACCTTCCAGCAGGTGCAGAAGTATGAAAAGGGCGCCAACCGCATCTCGGCGTCCAAACTGTGGGACATCGCCCGCTTCTTCGGCGTGGATATCGGCTATTTCTTCGAGGGCCTGACCAAGGCCGCTCAGCCGGGCATGGCCGAGGACGAGGCCGAGCCGTTCGTGCATGACTTTCCCGCCACGCGTCAGACGATCGAGATCGGGCGTCTGGCGCCGCGCCTGTCGTCGCGTCAGCAGAAGCTGGTGGTCGACCTGATGCGCGAACTGGTCGAAGAGGCCGCCGAGGCCGACTGA
- the ccmA gene encoding heme ABC exporter ATP-binding protein CcmA: MLTRLDIEALSLSRGERRLFHGLSFSLPAGEAAALTGANGAGKTSLLRAVAGFIRPDAGAVVFHGSEGVMEAETARRSALHLLGHHEGLKPQRTARQELGFQVEWLGGSAEAMDAAVARLKLAPLLDLETRKLSAGQRRRLSLARLVAAPRALWLLDEPLAPLDEAWRSVAAELMAEHLAGGGMILAAVHDPLPVVARSLDLGGVR; encoded by the coding sequence GTGCTGACCCGGCTCGACATCGAGGCCCTGAGCCTGTCGCGGGGCGAGCGGCGGCTGTTCCATGGCCTGAGTTTCAGCCTGCCGGCGGGCGAGGCGGCGGCCCTGACGGGGGCCAATGGGGCGGGCAAGACCAGCCTGCTGCGCGCGGTGGCGGGCTTCATCCGCCCGGATGCGGGGGCGGTCGTTTTTCATGGGTCCGAGGGCGTGATGGAGGCCGAGACGGCGCGGCGTTCGGCGCTGCATCTGCTGGGCCATCACGAGGGTTTGAAGCCTCAGCGCACGGCGCGGCAGGAGCTGGGGTTTCAGGTCGAATGGCTGGGCGGGTCGGCCGAAGCGATGGACGCGGCCGTCGCGCGGCTGAAACTGGCGCCCTTGCTGGATCTGGAGACGCGCAAGCTGTCGGCGGGGCAGAGGCGGCGGCTGTCGCTGGCGCGTCTGGTCGCCGCCCCGCGCGCCCTGTGGCTGTTGGATGAACCGCTGGCGCCGCTGGACGAGGCCTGGCGCAGCGTGGCCGCCGAACTGATGGCCGAGCATCTGGCGGGCGGGGGCATGATCCTGGCCGCCGTGCATGATCCGCTGCCGGTCGTAGCGCGGTCGCTGGATTTAGGGGGCGTGCGATGA
- a CDS encoding carboxymuconolactone decarboxylase family protein has product MSIDALRDLIPAYGKDISLNLSSLANETVLNDQQKWGCFLASAHAIGVGPVVKLIEAHAATLLSPEAMNAAKAAAAIMGMNNIYYRSLHLMKNQEYTTLPAKLRMNVIGNPGVDKLDFELWSTAVSAINGCGACMDAHEGELRKHGTPNVQIQAALRIGAVVHAASRIIASETALRA; this is encoded by the coding sequence ATGTCCATCGACGCCCTGCGCGACCTGATCCCGGCCTACGGCAAGGACATCTCGCTGAACCTGTCCTCGCTCGCCAATGAGACCGTGCTGAACGACCAGCAGAAGTGGGGCTGCTTCCTGGCCTCAGCCCACGCCATCGGCGTCGGCCCCGTGGTGAAACTGATCGAGGCCCACGCCGCGACCCTTCTGTCGCCCGAGGCGATGAACGCCGCCAAGGCCGCCGCCGCCATCATGGGCATGAACAACATCTACTATCGGTCGCTGCACCTGATGAAAAATCAGGAATACACCACCCTGCCGGCCAAGCTGCGCATGAACGTCATCGGCAATCCCGGCGTCGACAAGCTGGACTTCGAGCTGTGGTCCACCGCCGTGTCGGCCATCAATGGCTGCGGCGCCTGCATGGACGCTCACGAAGGCGAACTGCGCAAGCACGGCACGCCGAACGTCCAGATCCAGGCCGCCCTGCGCATCGGCGCCGTGGTCCACGCCGCCAGCCGGATCATCGCCTCCGAGACGGCGCTGCGCGCCTGA